GCGCATCCGGGATGCACGGACCGGGAGATGGAAAAAATGGAAGAGTTTATATCCAAAAACCTGAAAATAAACCCGGAGCAGATACAGATTTATACCCCGCTCCCGTCAACCTACTCCGCGCTGATGTATTACACGGAAATGAACCCCTTTACAAAAGAGAATGTTTTCGTGGAAAAAGATTTAGTAAAAAAAGAAAAACAAAAAGAAATTATCACCGGCGTGCCTGCCTTCAAAAAACGCAGGATAATTGAACACAAAAGGCAAAAAGCCCGCCATTTTTATAAGTAATGCTATTCTACACTTGAGGCATCTAATGATCGCCAGGCTGCCAGTAAGTTTTTTTATTTTAATACACGTCTATTTATTCTATTTAATTCCAAATATTTCTTTTTGTGATTCTCAAATAGCTGATATAAATTATTTAAGAGAGCAATCAGGAACAAGGCCTTGCGGTATGGGTGAAGCTTATACGGCAGTGTCTGATGATATCTTTGGGCCCAATTATAATCCCGCCGGTATTACTAATATAAAAAACGAAGAAGGGGCGTTAATGTTTGCAGGGAAAGGTTCAAGTAACATGCAGACTTTATGGGGTTATGCTTACAATACAAAAATAGTTGGTTCTTTTGGTTTAAACTTTTTTAACAGCCAAACATCAAACGTTTTATCCGGCACCGGCGATTATTCTTCACAGCAAGATAGTATATTAACGCTTACTTATGCGCTTAGCCCGGCGAAATACCTGTCCTTTGGCGTTAATACTAAGAATTTTCAGTCAAAGTCCGATGGCCTTGAACAAACAGATACTTTATATGATATTGGAACTTTGATTTATCCCGGGATTGAAGGTTTATCTTTTGGTGTTTCATTTCAAAACACGAATGGCCAAAAAGACGATGAATTTTTATCGGAAACAATAAGGTATGGGATAGCTTACAAACAAAATATCAAAGGAAATAGTTATCTGCTTGCCGATACAGATTTAATTTTATCTGAAAATGGAAAAACGACGAAACAAAATTTTGGTATGGAAGCGCTTATTGATAACTCAATATTTATAAGGTGCGGAAAGTGATCCAATGATATTACGTTAGGTTTTGGCTTTATGAACAGCCACTTTCAGTTAGATGTAAGTCAAATATCATCAAAAGAGTTTGGCAGCGTACAAAAATTTTCCATCGTAACAAGGAGCAAGTTATGTACGGGAACACCTAAAAAAAGAGAGAAGGAAACTGAAGTAAAAGAAACAAAAGAACCAGCACCCAGGCAAGAGCCGCCGCCCCCGCCGCCTGAAACAAAAATATATGACAGGGCATTTGATGAACAAATTGATAAAGAATTAGTGCCTGTTGTTAACCTGATAAAGGGCGGTTATTATAAAAAAGCAAAAAACAAATTGTACATGCTCATGGACAGCTACGATGATAATGTAGTTTGGGATAAATTATTAGAAAAATTAGGCAACGTGGTTGCTATAACAGCCGAAATAAGCGGAGATGACAAGATTTCGATAAACAAGATTTATTATGCCTGGGAATTGTCAGAAGATCAAACTGCAAAACAGTTGTATATTATGCCGAAAGACCAATATGTTGAAATAGCCAAGAGCCAGGAAATGCCTAAGGGATTTAAGTTAGTAGATTACAAACTTTTTTTAGCTCTCTATTATATTTATGACGGTAAATTCAATTTGGCAATGGAAGAGTCAAGCGATATCCTAGACCTTGAGCCTGGAAATATAACTGCATTAAAACGCCTTGGTTCAGCGATGTATTGTGTTGCTAATGCAGAAAAAAACAGCGAATTAAAAGCTAAGGCAAAAGAGGTTTGGGCAAAGGCATTAAAACTATCTCCCAAAGACCAGGAAATAAGAGAATTTTTATCTAATCACAAATAATTGGCCATAATCCTTTACCACTGCTTTAAAAAATGCTAATATAGAAACCTGAAAACAAATGGGGGTGTAGCTCAATTGGGAGAGCGTATCCTTGGCGTGGATAAGGTCGCGGGTTCGACCCCCGCCACCTCCATTTAGAAAAAAAGAGCAGATAAACTGCTCTTTTTTTAAAGGACAATATACCCAATAGTCTTCTAAGCGACTAACATTGGGTATTAAATAGGTAAAAAATGAACATTTATCTGATTATCATTCTGGCAATCCTGATCGGCAATTACCTGCTTAACCTTGTTGTTGAAACCCTCAATGTAAAACATATCTCTACCGTGCTTCCTGAAGAATTTGCCGGCCATTATTCACAAGATAAATACAAAATCTCGCAAACCTATCTTAAAGAGAATACCAATTTTGATTTAATAGCGGATTCATTTAATCTTGTCATCGTTCTTATGTTTATCCTTGCCGGCGGATTTAACTGCATAGATAATTTTGCCAGAGGATTTGGATTCAACAGTATATTTACCGGGCTTATTTTCGCGGGGGTAGTTATGTTTGCGTCCGAAATAATAAGTATTCCTTTTACTGCATACCATACTTTTGTTATAGAAGAAAAGTTCGGGTTTAATAAAACCACCATAAAAACCTTTATCCTTGATCACTTGAAAGAATGGCTTTTAACAGGAATTATCGGGGGCATTGTTTTTGCTTTAGTGCTGTGGTTTTTCGCAAAGACGGGTTCATCCGCCTGGATTTACTGCTGGGTTCTTGTCACAGTTGTTTATTTATTTCTCGCTTTTATAGCGCCGGTAGTAATAATGCCGCTTTTTAATAAGTTTATTCCTTTAGAAGAAGGCGAGCTTAAAACTGCAATTGAAAATTTTGCGAAAGAACAGAACTTTAAGCTCAGCGGTTTATTTAAGATGGATGCTTCCAAGAGGTCAACTAAATCAAACGCTTATTTTACAGGATTCGGCAAATACCGCAGGATAGTTTTATTCGATACTCTAATTCAAAAACACACAGTAGATGAGCTTGTATCCGTGCTGGCCCACGAGATAGGCCATTATAAGAAAAAACATATTTTTAAATCCTTAATTATCACAATTTTCACTACCGGATTAATGTTTTTCATACTTTCGCTGTTTTTAAACAACCAACAGCTTTTTGCCGCTTTCAAGATGGCAAACATTTCGATTTATGCGAGTTTATTCTTTTTTGGGTTTCTGTTTACTCCGATAAACCTGATTCTTTCAATACTGGGCAATATTTTATCGCGCAAGCATGAATATGAAGCAGATAGATTTGCTGTGAGCGCTTATAATAAACCTGAATCAATGACAGCCGCGCTGAAAAAGCTTTCGGTTGATAATCTTTCTAACCTTACTCCCCACCCTCTAAAGGTTTTTTTGGAATATTCCCACCCCCCGATTCTACAGAGAATAGAAGCAATAAAAAAAATATAGGTTTCATCCCAGTCTTTTCTTAAATCTGGCAACACTCAAAGCTATAATTGCTACCCCAAAAACCAGTAAGGCCAGTGCATCCGGCCATAAAATATCCAGCCCGCTTCCTTTCAGAAAAATGCTGCGTATAATATGAAGGAAATACCTTAAAGGAATAAAATAGGTTATAATCTGGGCAGGCCTAGGCATGTTGGTAATAGGAAAGAAAAATCCCGATAAAATTATTGAAGGCATTATAACCATAAAGGTTGACATCATTGCCTGCTGCTGCGTTTGAGAAATAGTTGAAATAAACAACCCCAGCCCCAGCGTAGTCAGAAGAGCTAATCCTGATAAAGCAAAAAGCAGTAAAACACTACCCTTCATTGGCACACCAAAAATTAACTGCGCAGCGGCAACTATTAACCCCACCTGACAAAATCCTATAAGTGCAAAAGGAATCAGTTTACCAAGAATAAGCTCGATAGGCTTAATCGGAGTAACTATCAGCTGTTCCATCGTTCCGATTTCCCTTTCGCGGGTGATAGCCATAGCTGTAAGCAAAGAAGTTACCACCAGCAATATCATGCAGATTACACCCGGAACCATAAAATTTGAACTTTTGGCTTCCGGGTTATACCAGATTCTGGTTTGCGGGTTCACTCTCGGGATCTTTATCGAGTATTTCATCCTTTCAAGCATTTTTGTTGAATACTTTTCTGAAAAACGCCTTACAACCTGAGTGATATTCCCTACCACAATAGTTGCGAAATTTGAATCACTGCCGTCAACAATTACCTGCACAGGCGATTTTTCGTTTCTTTTTAATTTCCTGGAAAAGTCCGGAGGTATGATTATTACCATCTCAGCCTGCTGTTTCTGGAATATTTTATGAACGTCTTCATTTTCTTTAAGATAAAAAACTATGTCAAAATACCTTGAAGCGCTTACGTCTCTTATAAAATCCCTGCTTTCAAAAGACCGGTCTCTGTCAATCACCGCAGTGGATACATGCTTGATATCCATATTCACCGCATACCCCAGCAGAAGAAGTTGAATAATAGGCGCCACAAAGATAAGCATTACCATGCGCTTGTCTTTAAAAGTCTGTATGTATTCTTTTTTGATAATGTAATAAATCCTATTCATCTTTTTAAATCCTAATTCTGTTTAACACCATAGCTCCCCTAATCCAATTTCTTCTTGAATCTCTTCGAACACACCGCCATCAGCAAGAAAGCAAGAGCTGAAAGAAAAACAAATTCTTTCCACAAAATAAATATGTTGCTTCCTTTTAAAAATATTCCCCTCAAAACTATTATAAAATACCTGGCAGGAATCGCATAAGTTACAAATTGTATTATGCCGGGCATATTTTTTATTGGGATCATGAACCCCGACAAAAGAAATGCCGGAAGCATTGAGGTAATAAGCGTCAGCTGGATCGCAAAAGTCTGTGAATCCGCGATAGTTGAAATGAGAAGCCCGATACCCAGCCCGCACACGGCAAAAATCACAGCGAAAATAAAAAGATATATGAAATTCCCGATAAAAGGCACTTTGAAAACCAGTATCCCTACGATAAAAACAATCAGCATATCAAATAAACCTATCAAAAGATAAGGCAGGATTTTTCCTAGCATTATCTCGTAAGGTTTTACCGGCGTGATTATAAGCTGTTCAATAGTGCCCCTTTCTTTTTCCCTGACAATCGTAAGAGATGTAAGCATGGCAGTAATAATCATCATTATTACCGCAATCAAACCCGGGATCACATAGTTCTGGCTGCGCAATTCCGGGTTATACCACACCCTGATTTTTGCATCAACCGGAGGCATGCCTTTAATTTGATTTGAGAAACCGGCTTTATTCAAAACGTCAAGCAGTATTTTTGAAGAATACATCTGCATTATTCCCTGAATGTAACCTAACGCAACAGATGTCGTGTTTGCCTCAACGCCGTCAATTAAAATCTGCACTGAAGCCTTTTCGCCGCGATAGAGCATTTTTGAAAAATTCAGAGGAATTACGAGCACAACCTTGCATTTCCCGCTGTTTAAAAGCGCATCAGCTTTATTCACAGAAGGAATATAATCCACAACGTCAAAATACCCGCTGTAAGCAAACATGCTGACAAGTTCCCTGCTTTTCTGTGACATATCCAGGTCGCAAACCGCGATGGGTATATGTTTAATATCAAATGTGATTGCGTAGCCGAAAATTAACAGCAGTATCACCGGCAAGCCTATGGCAAGCATAAGCGTGCGCGTATCCCTGCGAATGTGTATGATTTCCTTTTTCGCAATTGCCAGGATTCTATTTGTCATGTTTTTTAATCAGATTAACAAACACTTCTTCCAAAGAATGCATTCCTGTTTTTAATTCCCTGGGCGTGCCGGTTGAAATTAAATCCCCATTATAAATAAAAGCCAGGCGGTTGCAGTGTTCCGCCTCGTCCATATAGTGCGTAGTTACGAAAATAGTGATGCCCTGCTGAGATAAATCCTGGATAAGGTCCCAGAAATTTCTTCTTGAAATCGGGTCAACGCCCGCTGTAGGTTCATCGAGAAATATTATTTTCGGCTGGTGGATTACCGCGCAGCCCAGGGCCAGCCTCTGCCTCCAGCCTCCGGAAAGCTCTTTCGGCGTGGAGCGTTCCTTCCCTTTCAAACCCGCCATTTCCAGTATCCAATCCTTTTTTTCCTGCTTCTTTTCTTTCGGGATTCCGTATATACCGCTGTAAAAATCTATATTCTGCGATACGGATAAATCCTCATAGAGAGAAAACTTTTGCGACATATAACCGATAACGCTCTTAACTTTTTCTGATTCTGTATTAATATTGTATCCTCCGACATAACCCTCGCCGGAAGTAGATTCAATTATCCCGCACAACATCCTGATAGTGGTTGACTTGCCGGAACCGTTAGGGCCTAAAAAACCGAAAATTTCACCCTGGCGGATTTCAAAATTTATAGCGTTAACCGCAGTGAATTTCCCGAACTGCTTTGTAAGATTCGTTACTGAAATAGATTCCATGCCTGATTAACCGCCTTTTTCAATCAATGAAATAAAAACATCCTCAAACGAAGGGCTGATTTTATGCATATCAAAAAGTTCAATATTGTTTTTTGCCAGAATATTTTTAATGGCTTCTTCTTCCGGCTTTCCCGCCGTTTCTTTTCTATAAACCATATGAAGCGTATCGCCGAAGGGATATATACCTTCTACGCCTTCAAGCGTTTTAAAAAGCGCGCGCGCCTTTCTTGAATCCGCGCACCACACCTCAAGAATTGCATTTTTCATATATGATTTCAGTTTATCCGGGCTGGCGCAGACAATAAAATTGCCGTTATGCATCAAAGCGACCCTCGTGCATTTTTCCGCTTCATCCATATAGGGCGTGCTGACGATAATTGTAACGCCCTTTTCTTTCAACCGGTAAAGCAAATCCCACAATTCATGCCTTGAAACAGGGTCAACACCGGTAGTCGGCTCATCGAGAAGAAGTAATTTTGGCGTGTGTATAAGACAGCAGGAAAGCCCCAGCTTTTTTTGCATGCCTCCGGAAAGATTTTGGGCAAACCGGTTTTTAAAAGGCTGAAGACGGCTGAATTCATATAGTTCTTCCATGCGTTCCTGCCGCTCCTTTTTTGGTACCTGGTACATATCGGCAAAAAAGTTCATGTTTTCTTCAACAGTAAGGTCGGAGTATAAACTGAAACGCTGGGGCATGTATCCGATAGGGCTGGGAAGGGCTACATCTCCTGCTGTTGCGGTGATTACTCCGCATAAAAGGCGCAGAGTGGTTGTTTTACCGCTTCCGTCCGGCCCGATCAGGCCGAAAATCTCGCCCTCTTCAACATTGAATGAAAGATTATTTACTGCGGTATTTTCGGCAAACTTCTTGGTAAGATTTGTTGCGGAAAGAATCATTTTCCCTCAAGCGCAATCTCAGCATCAGCGGGCATACCCTGTTTGAGTTCCTGGTTCGGATTTTCTATACGCACCTTGACGGCAAAAACAAGTTTTACTCTTTCGTCTTTTATCTGTATGTTTTTCGGGGTAAATTCCGCTTCAGATGCAATGTTGCTAACTTTGCCTGAATAAATCTTGTTCGGGTAACTATCCGTTTTCACTTTTACATCCTGTCCAAGTTTCACCCTGCCAAGCATCGTTTCGGGAACATAGATTTTAATCCAGGTATCCCCGGGATTTGTCACAGTTAAAATAGACATACCGGGAAAAGCAATCTCGCCTTCCTCCGCATTTTTACTTAAAACTATGCCGGAAATCGGCGCTTTTAAAGATGCGTTATCAAGCTGGGCTTTGGCGTTGCGCATATTTGCGGATAACACTTCGACTTGTGTTTGCGCGTTATCAAGCTGTTGTTTGGAAATTGACCCGGCGCCGTAAAGTTCTTTGTATCTAGCGAGATTAGCCTGCGCATTTTTATAATTTGCGTCAACCTGGTCAAACTGAGCGGAAATTTCATCGTGCGCGAGTTCAACCAACAATTTACCCTGAGTTACCGTATCCCCTTCTTTGGCGTAAAGCTTCTGGATTCTGCCTGAAATTTTTGAAGTTATCTCTATCTGGGTGCATTCAATAACGCCCGAAGCAGCCTGGCTGTTTTTATTACCCTTAAAGTTTTTTGAAACGAAATAAAAAACCAACCCTAAAACTACAATCACTGCAATTACGATTCTCAGAACCATCATTTTTTTGTTCATTTTTTACACCTCTTTAATTATTGTTTTCATAATGTTCATTGCATTTGGGATGAACATCCTGTACTGCCTGTTGCTTTTTTTAGTCCTGCGCTTGTTGTAAGATAATCATACAACGCCTGCAGGTAATTTGTCTTTGCCTGCGTAAGCGCAAGCTGGGTATCCATCACTTCCAGGTTTGTAACCACCCCGTTAGCATAGCCCACTTCAGCAATTCTCATCGATTCCTGCGCCTGCTTTACATTTTCTTCCTGGGAAACAATCCTTTCCTGTGCTTCATTGAGCGCAAGCATAAGCTGTCTCACTTCAACTTCTATCCCATCCTTAAGCTGAAGTTCTTGAATTTCAGCCTGTTCCAGGTCAGAACTAGCTTGGCCGGCTCTTCCTGAAGTTGCAAACCCGTCAAAAATAGGATAATTCAACACAACACCGGCTGACCAATTGTTAACCCAATCCAACGTGTAATAAAAAGGGTTCTGGTAATTATAATTTGCGACAGCAATCAGGCTCGGCTTGTTTCCAGCCTTTGCCATGGATAATGATTTTTCTGAAATTTGTTTTCTTAATTCGGCTTGTTTCAGCTCTGGCCGGTTAGTAAATGCATCCTCTAAAGCTTTTTCCAAAGTAATTTCATCTTTAATAAAAATAAGTTCGCCCTGCACTTCTATCAATTGGGCTTGTTTTATTCCTAATAGATTTCTAAGGTTGATAAGGACAGTTTCGTGAGAATTTTTTGATTTGCTGGCCAACGGTTTTGTATTTTCAACTTGCACGCGGGCCCTAAGCACTTCAAACTGGGAAGCATTTCCTGAATTAAATTTACTTTTAACAACTTTAAGATGCTCCTGCGATTTTTCGAGCATCTCTTCATTTGCTTCATAAACGCTCTTGGCAAGTATCGCACCATAAAAAGTTCTGGTTACCTTATAAATGGTTTCGTCAACTGCAAGTTTGTAGGCCTGTTCTGCGGCCTGTAAATTGTGTTTGCTTAAATTGTAGGAATTTGAAACCCTGCCCCAGGCAAACAATGTTTCCTGCAGGATTGCCTTGACCATATAATTATCTTCCGCGCCAAGCTTCATTTCCCTCGTGATAACCGCAGGGCCAACCGGCAGGGATAATGTAAATGAAGGCACCAGCGATAACTTAGTATAGCTGACCTGCAATGTCAATGAAGGTAAAAAACCTGATTTGGCTTCGGTAATTTTGCCTTTTGCCTTGGTTAGCTTTTCTTTAGCAATAAGTATGCTTTTGTTGTTGGCAAGGGCAACTTCAATAGATTTTTCAAGAGTCAGGACATTTTTGTTTGTTTCCTGCGCAGATACGGCAATGCTTAAACATAAAAACAAGGCTGTTATCAGATTTTTGTTCAACATTTTTTTGTACCAATTCCTTCCATCACGAGATTTACTATGAATTCTTTTCAATTCATTCCAGGGTTACATTTCTTAATGACTTGACAGGAGAGTTAGAACGTTTCATAGAGGAAACTAAAAATGAGTTGAAACAACTTAATCCAACGCCGAGATTTTTAGGAGGGGTTTGGGAAATTTGGAAAATTTGATACCGACT
Above is a genomic segment from Elusimicrobiota bacterium containing:
- a CDS encoding ABC transporter permease, which translates into the protein MTNRILAIAKKEIIHIRRDTRTLMLAIGLPVILLLIFGYAITFDIKHIPIAVCDLDMSQKSRELVSMFAYSGYFDVVDYIPSVNKADALLNSGKCKVVLVIPLNFSKMLYRGEKASVQILIDGVEANTTSVALGYIQGIMQMYSSKILLDVLNKAGFSNQIKGMPPVDAKIRVWYNPELRSQNYVIPGLIAVIMMIITAMLTSLTIVREKERGTIEQLIITPVKPYEIMLGKILPYLLIGLFDMLIVFIVGILVFKVPFIGNFIYLFIFAVIFAVCGLGIGLLISTIADSQTFAIQLTLITSMLPAFLLSGFMIPIKNMPGIIQFVTYAIPARYFIIVLRGIFLKGSNIFILWKEFVFLSALAFLLMAVCSKRFKKKLD
- a CDS encoding M48 family metallopeptidase, with amino-acid sequence MNIYLIIILAILIGNYLLNLVVETLNVKHISTVLPEEFAGHYSQDKYKISQTYLKENTNFDLIADSFNLVIVLMFILAGGFNCIDNFARGFGFNSIFTGLIFAGVVMFASEIISIPFTAYHTFVIEEKFGFNKTTIKTFILDHLKEWLLTGIIGGIVFALVLWFFAKTGSSAWIYCWVLVTVVYLFLAFIAPVVIMPLFNKFIPLEEGELKTAIENFAKEQNFKLSGLFKMDASKRSTKSNAYFTGFGKYRRIVLFDTLIQKHTVDELVSVLAHEIGHYKKKHIFKSLIITIFTTGLMFFILSLFLNNQQLFAAFKMANISIYASLFFFGFLFTPINLILSILGNILSRKHEYEADRFAVSAYNKPESMTAALKKLSVDNLSNLTPHPLKVFLEYSHPPILQRIEAIKKI
- a CDS encoding ABC transporter permease — its product is MNRIYYIIKKEYIQTFKDKRMVMLIFVAPIIQLLLLGYAVNMDIKHVSTAVIDRDRSFESRDFIRDVSASRYFDIVFYLKENEDVHKIFQKQQAEMVIIIPPDFSRKLKRNEKSPVQVIVDGSDSNFATIVVGNITQVVRRFSEKYSTKMLERMKYSIKIPRVNPQTRIWYNPEAKSSNFMVPGVICMILLVVTSLLTAMAITREREIGTMEQLIVTPIKPIELILGKLIPFALIGFCQVGLIVAAAQLIFGVPMKGSVLLLFALSGLALLTTLGLGLFISTISQTQQQAMMSTFMVIMPSIILSGFFFPITNMPRPAQIITYFIPLRYFLHIIRSIFLKGSGLDILWPDALALLVFGVAIIALSVARFKKRLG
- a CDS encoding efflux RND transporter periplasmic adaptor subunit: MNKKMMVLRIVIAVIVVLGLVFYFVSKNFKGNKNSQAASGVIECTQIEITSKISGRIQKLYAKEGDTVTQGKLLVELAHDEISAQFDQVDANYKNAQANLARYKELYGAGSISKQQLDNAQTQVEVLSANMRNAKAQLDNASLKAPISGIVLSKNAEEGEIAFPGMSILTVTNPGDTWIKIYVPETMLGRVKLGQDVKVKTDSYPNKIYSGKVSNIASEAEFTPKNIQIKDERVKLVFAVKVRIENPNQELKQGMPADAEIALEGK
- a CDS encoding ABC transporter ATP-binding protein: MESISVTNLTKQFGKFTAVNAINFEIRQGEIFGFLGPNGSGKSTTIRMLCGIIESTSGEGYVGGYNINTESEKVKSVIGYMSQKFSLYEDLSVSQNIDFYSGIYGIPKEKKQEKKDWILEMAGLKGKERSTPKELSGGWRQRLALGCAVIHQPKIIFLDEPTAGVDPISRRNFWDLIQDLSQQGITIFVTTHYMDEAEHCNRLAFIYNGDLISTGTPRELKTGMHSLEEVFVNLIKKHDK
- a CDS encoding ABC transporter ATP-binding protein, with amino-acid sequence MILSATNLTKKFAENTAVNNLSFNVEEGEIFGLIGPDGSGKTTTLRLLCGVITATAGDVALPSPIGYMPQRFSLYSDLTVEENMNFFADMYQVPKKERQERMEELYEFSRLQPFKNRFAQNLSGGMQKKLGLSCCLIHTPKLLLLDEPTTGVDPVSRHELWDLLYRLKEKGVTIIVSTPYMDEAEKCTRVALMHNGNFIVCASPDKLKSYMKNAILEVWCADSRKARALFKTLEGVEGIYPFGDTLHMVYRKETAGKPEEEAIKNILAKNNIELFDMHKISPSFEDVFISLIEKGG
- a CDS encoding TolC family protein; this encodes MLNKNLITALFLCLSIAVSAQETNKNVLTLEKSIEVALANNKSILIAKEKLTKAKGKITEAKSGFLPSLTLQVSYTKLSLVPSFTLSLPVGPAVITREMKLGAEDNYMVKAILQETLFAWGRVSNSYNLSKHNLQAAEQAYKLAVDETIYKVTRTFYGAILAKSVYEANEEMLEKSQEHLKVVKSKFNSGNASQFEVLRARVQVENTKPLASKSKNSHETVLINLRNLLGIKQAQLIEVQGELIFIKDEITLEKALEDAFTNRPELKQAELRKQISEKSLSMAKAGNKPSLIAVANYNYQNPFYYTLDWVNNWSAGVVLNYPIFDGFATSGRAGQASSDLEQAEIQELQLKDGIEVEVRQLMLALNEAQERIVSQEENVKQAQESMRIAEVGYANGVVTNLEVMDTQLALTQAKTNYLQALYDYLTTSAGLKKATGSTGCSSQMQ